The DNA sequence GTGTCGCAGCGCAACGAGTGCTCGTTCTGCTCCGCGTCGCACTCGGCGTTCGCCGCCGAGCAACTCGACGGTGGAATGCCGATGGTGCAGGCGGTCCAGGTGGACGTCGACGGCGCCGCGATCACGCCGAAGCTGCGCGCCCTGCTGAAGATCGCCGGCGCCGTCGCGCGGTCCGGCCGACAGGTCGACGCCGCGCTGGTCGACGTCGCCCGGGCGGCCGGCGCCACCGACCTGGAGGTCCACGACACGGTGCTGATCGCGGCGGCGTTCTGCATGTTCAACCGCTACGTGGACGGACTCGGTACGGTGCTGCCGGCCGACCCGGGCGTCTACGCCGAGCGGGCAAAGCAGGTGGCCGCCAACGGATACGGCGGTTGACCCTGCGCACGCGTCAACCGGTCACCGCGGCCGCCGGCAGGTCAGCGGCTGTTGTACGGCATGGTGGGGAACCAGCCGTAGTCGAACATCGCCGGCAGTCGCACGTCCCAGTAGACGACCATGAAGACACCGAGCGCGATCAGCAGCCCGCCGGTGACCGCGGCGGTGCGGGCCGGATCGCTGGCCAGCCAACGGATCAGTCCGCCCCGGGTGACCACGACCAGCAGCGCGAACACCGCCGACACGATGACGATGTTGCCCAGCGACTGCAGGACGAACGCACCGGCCCCGTACAGCGG is a window from the Solwaraspora sp. WMMD792 genome containing:
- a CDS encoding carboxymuconolactone decarboxylase family protein, producing the protein MAHIDLGLDETEHPGITGLFRYRPETAAPLGALAEVLLHAPHPTLTPGERELIAAYVSQRNECSFCSASHSAFAAEQLDGGMPMVQAVQVDVDGAAITPKLRALLKIAGAVARSGRQVDAALVDVARAAGATDLEVHDTVLIAAAFCMFNRYVDGLGTVLPADPGVYAERAKQVAANGYGG